A portion of the Phyllopteryx taeniolatus isolate TA_2022b chromosome 15, UOR_Ptae_1.2, whole genome shotgun sequence genome contains these proteins:
- the LOC133490230 gene encoding TNF receptor-associated factor 2-like has protein sequence MAAQEPSPPSSMESNKPGFPKKILGNKLEDKHLCKCCHNILRRPFQAQCGHRFCSYCFNLAISNGPQKCNACIKEDIFEEATSILKQGCAFPDNAVRREVENLTAVCINESCSWRGSVKDYELNHEAKCEFMIVPCPSCKERIRFNEQERHSERECPERTLNCKYCKEPFHFKNIKAHDEICPKYPMICEGCAKKKIPREKYVDHIKYCSKFRMPCRFHVVGCDMSVEKEKTHDHERAFAYEHLNLLLHYIMGMKVSMEALQPQGLEVAGHKLVELQQSLRELEARVSQLSTTSSSSGPPVQGAAASSSSGSGPLVLAPLPPPPALAPALSVSTSFTPLPSSVGAALELQLHSEKTKVAELGRRCTELEVKAGTFENVVCVLNREVERFATTMEASNRQHKLDQDKIEALSNKVRQLERTVGLKDLTVAEMEGRLREMSATTFDGVFVWRISDFVKKRQDAVAGRAPAMFSPAFYTSKYGYKMCLRIYLNGDGTGRGSHLSLFFVVMRGLSDALLKWPFNQKVTLMLLDQSNREHIIDAFRPDVTSSSFQRPVSEMNIASGCPLFCPLSKLDAKNSYIRDDTIFIKAIVDLTGL, from the exons ATGGCCGCCCAGGAGCCTTCGCCTCCATCGTCCATGGAGAGCAACAAGCCGGGCTTCCCCAAGAAGATCCTGGGCAACAAGCTGGAGGACAAGCACCTGTGCAAGTGCTGCCACAACATCCTGAGACGACCCTTCCAGGCGCAGTGCGGCCATCGCTTCTGCTCGTACTGCTTCAACCTGGCCATCAG TAACGGACCACAGAAATGCAACGCTTGCATCAAGGAGGACATTTTCGAAGAGGCCACGTCAATCCTGAAACAAGGATGT GCTTTTCCCGACAACGCCGTCCGGCGGGAAGTGGAAAACCTCACGGCTGTCTGCATAAACGAAAGCTGCTCTTGGAGAGGATCTGTCAAAGATTACGAG CTGAACCACGAGGCCAAGTGCGAGTTCATGATCGTCCCGTGCCCCTCCTGCAAGGAGCGCATTCGCTTCAACGAGCAGGAGCGGCACAGCGAGCGCGAGTGCCCGGAGAGGACGCTCAACTGCAAGTACTGCAAGGAACCCTTTCACTTCAAGAACATCaag GCCCACGATGAGATTTGCCCCAAATACCCGATGATCTGTGAAGGCTGCGCCAAAAAGAAGATACCAAGGGAGAAG TACGTGGACCACATCAAGTACTGCAGCAAATTCAGGATGCCGTGTCGCTTTCACGTCGTGGGCTGTGACATGTCG GTGGAGAAAGAGAAGACCCACGACCACGAACGCGCGTTTGCCTACGAGCACCTCAACTTGCTGCTGCACTACATCATGGGCATGAAGGTGAGCATGGAGGCGCTGCAGCCGCAGGGTCTGGAGGTGGCGGGGCACAAACTGGTGGAACTGCAGCAGTCGCTCAGGGAACTGGAGGCCCGGGTCTCCCAGCTCagcaccacctcctcctcctccgggCCTCCCGTGCAGGGAGCCGCCGCCTCCTCGTCCTCCGGCTCGGGCCCGCTGGTCCTGGCTCCCCTgcccccgcctcccgccctgGCCCCCGCCCTGTCCGTGTCTACCTCCTTCACGCCCCTGCCCAGCTCGGTGGGCGCGGCCCTGGAGCTGCAGCTCCACAGCGAGAAGACCAAGGTGGCCGAGCTGGGCCGCCGCTGCACCGAGCTGGAGGTGAAGGCGGGCACCTTTGAGAACGTGGTGTGCGTCCTGAACAGAGAGGTGGAGCGCTTCGCCACCACCATGGAGGCCAGTAACCGCCAGCACAAGCTGGACCAGGACAAGATCGAGGCTCTGAGTAACAAG GTGCGGCAGCTGGAGAGGACGGTGGGCCTGAAGGACCTGACGGTAGCGGAGATGGAGGGTCGGCTAAGGGAAATGTCCGCCACGACGTTCGACGGCGTCTTTGTGTGGAGGATCTCCGATTTTGTCAAAAAGAGACAGGACGCTGTCGCTGGTCGAGCCCCCGCCATGTTCTCGCCAG CTTTCTACACCAGTAAATATGGCTACAAGATGTGTCTGCGGATCTATCTGAACGGGGACGGGACAGGGCGCGGCAGCCACTTGTCCTTGTTCTTTGTGGTGATGCGGGGACTCAGCGACGCGCTGCTCAAGTGGCCCTTCAACCAGAAG GTGACCCTTATGTTGCTGGACCAGAGCAACCGGGAGCACATCATAGACGCCTTCCGGCCCGACGTCACCTCGTCGTCCTTCCAGCGGCCCGTGAGCGAGATGAACATCGCCAGCGGCTGCCCGCTCTTCTGCCCGCTCTCCAAGCTAGACGCCAAAAACTCTTACATCCGCGACGACACCATCTTCATCAAGGCCATCGTGGACCTCACCGGGCTCTAG